DNA from Pseudomonadota bacterium:
CAACTGCTAGTTCTAAGAAGAAGCGATTAACCCCTTCGTCTATGAGCCAGATTCAGATCCTCAATGCCCTAGCACCGCACTCAACGGCAACACCGGACTCCCGGCGCCTACAAATTACAGAGATAGCACAGATAAGTGGCCTCGTAGATGAGAAGGAGACTCAACGTTTCCTCTTTATCCTTGAGGGCCAGAAGCTTGTTAGCCCCTTCCCTGAGGGGGATTTTACCTCAAAGGTCTGGCAGATTACAAATCAGGGCGTTCAAACCCTCCGTCATATATCGAGTTCGATTACGAACTAAGAAGCAGTAAAAAGCTCCTATCCCTTTAACATCTCACGCGCTATCACTATGCGCTGGATCTGGCTCGTGCCCTCATAGATCTGGAGCAGCTTTGCGTCACGCATTAGCTTCTCAACCGGATAATCCTTAGTATATCCGTATCCACCAAAGATCTGGACTGCATCGGTCGTAACGCTCATGGCGGAGTCAGCGCTAAAGCGTTTCGCCATGCTCGATTCAATTGAAGCTGGTTTACCCTGATCGATTAACCAAGCTGAGCGCCAGGTAAGCAGGCGCGAACTATCTATAACCGTCGCCATATCAGCGAGCATAAACTGAATACCCTGAAATGAGCTGATCGGGCTCCCGAACTGCTTACGCTCCTTTGAGTATGCAAGGGCATGTTCACAAGCGGCGCGCGCAATACCAACTGCGATACTGGCCGTCATTGGGCGGCTGGCATCAAGCGTCTGCATCGCTATCTTAAAGCCCTCGCCCGGTGCGCCGATCATGTGATCCTTCGGAACCTTCACGTTATCGAACGTTACGCTGCACGTATCCGAACAACGCTGCCCCATCTTGTTTTCGTGATGACCGACTGAGATTCCCACGGTCGATCGCGGCACAACGAGACAACAGAGGCCCTTATGCTTCTTAGTGCGATCGATCGATGCAAAAACAGTATACTGAGAGGCGTGCCCGGCGTTGCTGATCCACTGCTTTGCGCCGTTAAGGATCCAGTAATCACCACCATCTTCAACCGTAGTCTGAAGCCCTGCGACATCGGATCCTGCGCTCGGCTCGGAGAGACAGAACGAAGAAAATTCTCCACTAGCAGCGATCGGTTGGATAAAACGACGCTTTTGTTCCTCGCTTCCAGCCAACCTAATCGGTGTCAGCGCGAGGTCATTCGCCACCATAGAGGTTGCAAAACCGGCGCAGCCCCAGGCGATCTCCTCGATTACAAGACAAGCATCGAAGATAGAGAGCCCGGACCCACTCAGCTCTACAGGAATTGTAAGGTTAATAAGACCGAGAGCGTGGCTCTCTTTAATTACGGCAAGGGGAAATTCAGCTCTTTCATCGAGCTGCGCTGCGATTGGCCGGATCTTATCCAGCGCAAATCGCTGCGCAATCTCCCTTAATGACTCCTGCTCCGCCGATAAACCCGCTAAGCC
Protein-coding regions in this window:
- a CDS encoding acyl-CoA dehydrogenase family protein, producing MLPLSGLAGLSAEQESLREIAQRFALDKIRPIAAQLDERAEFPLAVIKESHALGLINLTIPVELSGSGLSIFDACLVIEEIAWGCAGFATSMVANDLALTPIRLAGSEEQKRRFIQPIAASGEFSSFCLSEPSAGSDVAGLQTTVEDGGDYWILNGAKQWISNAGHASQYTVFASIDRTKKHKGLCCLVVPRSTVGISVGHHENKMGQRCSDTCSVTFDNVKVPKDHMIGAPGEGFKIAMQTLDASRPMTASIAVGIARAACEHALAYSKERKQFGSPISSFQGIQFMLADMATVIDSSRLLTWRSAWLIDQGKPASIESSMAKRFSADSAMSVTTDAVQIFGGYGYTKDYPVEKLMRDAKLLQIYEGTSQIQRIVIAREMLKG